From the genome of Malus sylvestris chromosome 6, drMalSylv7.2, whole genome shotgun sequence, one region includes:
- the LOC126627421 gene encoding uncharacterized protein LOC126627421: MVKVATYFAMTLGAFVFWQSMDKVHVWIALHQDEKQERLEREMEIKRVREEMLREQAKLRETQA; the protein is encoded by the exons ATGGTGAAAGTGGCAACCTACTTCGCTATGACTTTGGGAGCTTTTGTGTTCTGGCAGTCCATGGATAAAGTCCACGTCTGGATCGCTCTGCATCAGGATGAAAAG CAAGAAAGACTCGAAAGGGAAATGGAGATTAAGAGAGTTAGAGAAGAGATGCTGCGGGAGCAGGCCAAATTAAGGGAGACTCAAGCATGA
- the LOC126627415 gene encoding peptide methionine sulfoxide reductase-like, with protein MAAASDNSAVNNPALGPDSDTPDNPGHEFAQFGSGCCWGAELRFQRVVGVVKTEVGYSQGHADDPNYKLVCTGTTNHAEVVRVQFDPEVCPYKDLLSVFWDRHDPTTLNRQGGDVGTQYRSGIYYYNENQARLAEESKEAKQAELKDKKVVTEILPAKKYYRAEEYHQQYLEKGGGKGNKQSAEKGCTDPIRCYG; from the exons ATGGCCGCCGCTTCCGATAATTCCGCCGTCAACAACCCGGCTCTGGGACCGGACTCGGATACTCCGGACAATCCGGGACACGAGTTCGCTCAATTCGGATCCGGGTGCTGCTGGGGAGCAGAGCTGAGGTTCCAGCGAGTGGTAGGGGTGGTGAAGACCGAGGTCGGGTACTCCCAGGGCCACGCGGACGATCCCAATTACAAATTGGTGTGCACCGGAACCACGAACCATGCGGAGGTGGTTCGGGTCCAGTTTGACCCGGAAGTCTGCCCCTACAAGGATCTGCTCTCTGTGTTTTGGGATCGCCATGATCCAACGACGCTCAATCGCCAG GGAGGAGATGTTGGCACACAATACCGATCCGGAATCTACTACTACAACGAAAACCAGGCTCGGCTGGCCGAGGAATCGAAGGAAGCTAAGCAGGCGGAGTTGAAGGATAAGAAGGTGGTGACGGAGATCCTCCCGGCAAAGAAATATTACAGGGCGGAGGAATACCATCAGCAGTATCTCGAAAAAGGAGGAGGTAAAGGCAACAAACAATCTGCCGAGAAGGGTTGCACTGATCCTATCAGATGCTATGGTTGA
- the LOC126627407 gene encoding autophagy-related protein 16-like: MSQEEIATEAIKHALKALRRRHLVEEGAHAPAIIALSKPILHQGSEWKEKAENLEMELQQCYKAQSRLSEQLVVEVAESRASKASLQEKEAAVADLQKELTEKRDECSQLAADLEEKIKALELVVNENKEIRAQLEAMSIRARNAETESKVLIDRWMLEKMKDAERLNEANALYEDMIERLRASGLEKLARQQVDGVVRQSEEGAEYYVESTIPSACKNRIPAHEGGCASILFEYNSGRLITGGQDGSIKMWDTNNGSLTHTLHGCIGSVLDLTITHDNKSIIAASSSNKLYAWDVSSGRVRHTLTGHMDKVCAVDVSKFSSRHVVSAAYDRTIKVWDLQKGYCTNTIMYPKNCNALSFSMDGQTICSGHVDGNLRLWDIEKGKLLSEVAAHSNAVTSISLSRDGNVILTSGRDNVHNLFDMRSLEVRRTLRATGNRVASNWSRSCISPDDNYVAAGSADGSVYIWSISKADIVSTLKEHTASVLCCSWSGHGKPLASADKNGIICTWT, from the exons AT GTCGCAGGAGGAGATTGCGACGGAAGCGATAAAGCACGCTCTGAAGGCTCTGCGGAGGCGGCATTTGGTGGAAGAAGGTGCTCATGCTCCAGCTATCATCGCTCTTTCGAAGCCAATTCTTCATCAG GGCTCAGAATGGAAGGAGAAAGCGGAGAATCTGGAAATGGAACTGCAGCAGTGTTACAAAGCTCAATCGCGGTTGTCCGAGCAACTCGTGGTGGAAGTAGCAGAGTCcagagcttcaaaagcttcacttcaAGAGAAAGAAGCGGCAGTGGCTGATCTTCAGAAGGAGTTAACTGAAAAAAG GGATGAATGCTCTCAGTTAGCGGCTGACTTGGAAGAGAAGATTAAAGCTTTAGAATTGGTTGTGAATGAGAACAAGGAAATAAGAGCACAGCTAGAAGCAATGTCTATTAGAGCTAGGAATGCTGAGACTGAAAGTAAGGTGTTAATTGACCGCTGGATGTTGGAAAAGATGAAGGATGCAGAACGCCTTAACGAG GCAAATGCACTATATGAAGATATGATTGAGCGGCTTAGGGCCAGCGGTTTGGAAAAACTTGCTAGGCAGCAGGTAGATGGTGTTGTCCGCCAAAGTGAAGAAGGTGCTGAGTACTATGTGGAGTCAACCATTCCCTCTGCATGCAAGAATAGGATCCCTGCCCATGAAGGAGGTTGTGCATCCATATTATTTGAGTACAATTCTGGCAGATTGATTACTGGTGGACAGGATGGGTCCATTAAAATGTGGGATACAAATAATGGGTCACTAACTCATACACTTCACGGTTGCATTGGTTCTGTTCTGGACCTGACGATTACCCATGACAATAAATCTATCATTGCAGCAAGCAGCTCAAACAAATTGTATGCCTGGGATGTTAGCTCAGGGAGGGTTCGCCACACTCTCACTGGTCACATGGATAAAGTGTGTGCAGTAGATGTCAGCAAATTCTCAAGTCGTCATGTTGTGAGTGCAGCTTATGATCGTACCATAAAAGTTTGGGATTTGCAGAAAGGTTACTGCACCAATACAATCATGTACCCGAAAAATTGCAATGCTTTGTCATTCAGCATGGATGGACAGACCATATGTTCAGGCCATGTTGATGGAAATCTTCGTTTGTGGGATATTGAGAAAGGAAAGCTACTCAGTGAAGTAGCTGCACATTCAAATGCTGTGACATCTATATCTTTGTCCCGAGATGGCAATGTTATACTGACCAGTGGGAGAGACAATGTGCATAATTTGTTTGATATGCGGTCTCTGGAAGTCCGCCGTACATTAAGAGCCACTGGAAACAGAGTAGCGTCGAATTGGAGCCGGTCCTGTATCAGTCCAGATGACAATTACGTTGCTGCTGGATCTGCTGACGGTTCTGTGTATATTTGGTCAATATCGAAAGCTGACATTGTGAGCACTCTGAAGGAGCACACTGCATCTGTCCTGTGTTGTTCATGGAGCGGGCATGGAAAACCTCTAGCTTCTGCGGACAAGAACGGAATCATCTGTACTTGGACGTGA
- the LOC126627416 gene encoding peptide methionine sulfoxide reductase-like, whose translation MAAASDNSAVNNPALGPDSDTPDNPDHEFAQFGSGCFWGAELRFQRVVGVVKTEVGYSQGHADDPNYKLVCTGTTNHAEVVRVQFDPEVCPYKDLLTVFWDRHDPTTLNRQGGDVGTQYRSGIYYYNENQARLAEESKEAKQAELKDKKVVTEILPAKKYYRAEEYHQQYLEKGGGKGNKQSAEKGCTDPIRCYG comes from the exons ATGGCCGCCGCTTCCGATAATTCCGCTGTCAACAACCCGGCTCTGGGCCCGGACTCGGATACTCCGGACAATCCGGATCACGAGTTCGCTCAGTTCGGATCCGGGTGCTTCTGGGGAGCGGAGCTGAGGTTCCAGAGAGTTGTAGGGGTGGTGAAGACCGAGGTCGGGTACTCCCAGGGCCATGCGGACGATCCCAATTACAAATTGGTGTGCACCGGAACCACGAACCATGCGGAGGTGGTTCGGGTCCAGTTTGACCCGGAAGTCTGCCCCTACAAGGATCTGCTCACTGTGTTTTGGGATCGCCATGATCCAACGACGCTCAATCGCCAG GGAGGAGATGTTGGCACACAATACCGATCCGGAATCTACTACTACAACGAAAACCAGGCTCGGCTGGCCGAGGAATCGAAGGAAGCTAAGCAGGCGGAGTTGAAGGATAAGAAGGTGGTGACGGAGATCCTCCCGGCAAAGAAATATTACAGGGCGGAGGAATACCATCAGCAATATCTCGAAAAAGGAGGAGGTAAAGGCAACAAACAATCTGCCGAGAAGGGTTGCACTGATCCTATCAGATGCTATGGTTGA
- the LOC126627410 gene encoding vignain-like yields the protein MTKFVWVALALSLALVMGVSESFDYHEKDLASEESLWGLYERWRSHHTVSRSLDEKNKRFNVFKENVKHVHNTNKGDKPYKLKLNKFADMTNHEFRSVYAGSKVKHHRMFQGQRADTGFRYGNVGSVPPSVDWRKNGAVTPVKDQGHCGSCWAFSTVVAVEGVNQIKTKNLVSLSEQELVDCDTEQNHGCNGGLMELAMEFIKQKGGLTAETNYPYRAADSTCNVAKENAPAVSIDGHESVPANDEDALLKAAANQPISVAIDAGGSDFQFYHEGVFDGKCGTELDHGVAVVGYGKTLDGTKYWIVKNSWGTEWGEEGYIRMQRGVSAKEGICGIAMEASYPVKNSSTNPQAAPTSNPKDEL from the exons ATGACTAAGTTTGTTTGGGTTGCGCTTGCTCTCTCGCTCGCTTTGGTTATGGGGGTTTCTGAGAGTTTCGACTACCACGAGAAGGACTTGGCCTCGGAGGAGAGCTTGTGGGGTTTGTACGAGAGGTGGAGGAGCCATCACACGGTTTCTAGGAGCCTCGACGAGAAGAACAAGCGGTTCAATGTGTTTAAGGAGAATGTCAAGCATGTTCACAACACTAACAAAGGTGATAAGCCTTACAAGCTGAAGCTTAACAAGTTTGCTGACATGACCAACCATGAGTTCAGGAGTGTTTACGCTGGTTCGAAGGTTAAGCACCATAGAATGTTCCAAGGGCAGCGTGCTGATACAGGCTTTCGGTATGGAAATGTTGGGAGTGTCCCGCCATCTGTTGATTGGAGAAAGAATGGAGCTGTCACTCCCGTTAAGGATCAAGGCCATTGTG GTAGTTGCTGGGCATTTTCAACTGTTGTAGCTGTTGAGGGCGTCAATCAAATTAAGACAAAAAATCTGGTTTCGTTGTCTGAACAAGAGTTGGTCGATTGTGACACGGAACAAAACCATGGATGCAATGGAGGTCTAATGGAACTGGCAATGGAGTTCATCAAACAAAAGGGAGGCCTGACAGCCGAAACTAATTACCCTTACCGAGCAGCAGATTCAACGTGTAATGTTGCAAAG GAAAACGCTCCGGCGGTGTCCATTGATGGCCATGAGAGTGTGCCTGCTAATGACGAGGATGCATTGCTCAAAGCAGCTGCAAACCAACCTATTTCTGTCGCCATTGATGCTGGAGGTTCCGATTTCCAATTCTACCATGAG GGGGTATTTGATGGAAAATGCGGCACAGAGCTTGATCACGGAGTAGCAGTTGTTGGCTACGGAAAAACACTTGACGGAACCAAGTACTGGATAGTAAAGAACTCATGGGGAACCGAGTGGGGAGAGGAGGGTTACATAAGGATGCAGCGCGGCGTCTCTGCTAAGGAAGGGATATGTGGAATAGCAATGGAGGCTTCGTATCCCGTCAAGAACTCATCGACAAACCCTCAAGCAGCACCTACCtcaaaccctaaggatgaactCTAA